From Brassica oleracea var. oleracea cultivar TO1000 chromosome C3, BOL, whole genome shotgun sequence, a single genomic window includes:
- the LOC106333965 gene encoding transcription factor PRE4 — protein sequence MSSRRSRSSRQTGASMISEDQINDLVLQLHRLLPELGNNHRRSGKVSASKVLQETCTYIRNLNKEVDDLSERLSQLLESTDSAQAALIRSLLM from the exons ATGTCTAGCCGAAGGTCACGGTCATCAAGACAAACCGGAGCTTCCATGATTAGCGAAGACCAAATCAACGATCTTGTCCTCCAGCTTCATCGTCTTCTCCCCGAACTTGGTAACAACCACAGACGCTCTGGAAAG GTTTCAGCATCGAAGGTATTACAAGAGACATGTACTTACATAAGAAACTTGAACAAAGAAGTGGATGATCTTAGTGAAAGATTATCTCAACTTTTGGAATCAACTGATTCAGCTCAAGCTGCGCTCATCCGAAGTTTGCTTATGTAG